One genomic window of Tatumella citrea includes the following:
- a CDS encoding aldo/keto reductase, whose protein sequence is MKKQQNLSALAAGTWHLGTGRYPEKTEISALHQAIDAGITTIDTAEMYGLGRSERLVGKVMATRREEVCLVSKIFPWNANPLLARRQCLASLKRLNTDYLDYYLLHWRYPGHLPWAVRSLEVLREEGLIGGWGVSNFDIQDMTRLLNIPGGENCQINQVLYNCQSRGIEYRLISLCQRAGVSLMAYSPLGGAGAPLLRAPVLERIAAEHGTDASVIALAWILLQKNMTAIAETGNPEHAQRNALATGIVLSAADIAAINGVFPPPTSKQPLDRR, encoded by the coding sequence ATGAAAAAACAGCAAAATCTTTCTGCACTGGCTGCCGGAACATGGCATCTTGGCACCGGCCGTTATCCGGAAAAAACTGAGATCAGTGCACTACACCAGGCCATCGATGCAGGGATCACCACCATTGATACCGCCGAAATGTACGGACTGGGCCGCTCAGAACGTCTGGTTGGTAAAGTGATGGCAACCAGACGTGAGGAAGTGTGTCTGGTATCGAAAATATTTCCGTGGAATGCCAACCCGTTACTTGCCAGACGACAGTGTCTGGCATCGCTAAAACGGCTGAATACAGATTATCTGGATTACTATTTGTTGCACTGGCGCTATCCGGGGCATTTGCCCTGGGCAGTACGTAGTCTGGAAGTCTTGCGGGAAGAGGGGCTGATTGGCGGCTGGGGCGTTTCGAATTTTGATATTCAGGATATGACGCGATTACTGAATATTCCGGGAGGCGAAAACTGCCAGATTAATCAGGTGCTTTACAATTGTCAGAGCAGAGGCATTGAATACCGGCTGATTTCATTATGTCAGCGGGCGGGAGTCAGCCTGATGGCCTATTCTCCGTTGGGAGGCGCCGGGGCTCCTTTGTTAAGGGCACCGGTACTGGAACGAATTGCTGCGGAACATGGTACGGATGCTTCGGTAATTGCACTGGCATGGATACTGTTGCAAAAAAACATGACGGCTATTGCCGAAACGGGGAACCCCGAACATGCGCAACGCAATGCTCTGGCTACAGGAATCGTCCTTTCTGCAGCCGACATTGCTGCCATTAATGGGGTTTTTCCGCCTCCCACCAGTAAACAGCCGCTCGACCGGCGTTGA
- a CDS encoding PTS sugar transporter subunit IIB: MKIYAVCGHGLGSSFMLEKNIKTVMTKIGKEAEVGHIDLASVTNNLADIFVVGQDLAPGISGKVDAHKVVVLKSIIAKAELEEKLSQWLADNA; encoded by the coding sequence ATGAAAATTTACGCAGTGTGTGGTCACGGTCTGGGCAGCAGTTTTATGCTGGAAAAAAATATTAAAACTGTAATGACTAAAATAGGTAAGGAAGCAGAAGTTGGTCATATTGATCTGGCCTCTGTCACTAATAATTTAGCGGATATTTTTGTGGTAGGTCAGGACCTCGCCCCGGGAATTTCCGGCAAAGTCGATGCTCATAAAGTCGTGGTACTTAAAAGTATTATTGCTAAAGCAGAGCTTGAAGAGAAACTGTCTCAATGGCTGGCGGATAACGCCTGA
- a CDS encoding PTS sugar transporter subunit IIA, producing the protein MLADYLNDQNIHICDSVDNWQQAITLSGNPLLAQGIITQRYIDEIIAEHGRTGPYYVLAPGVAMPHSRPENGSVGVGLSLLIVKQGVDFGSSDNDPVKVIFFLAAKDADSHISLISSLAELLDEEENIGLLATGNSETIHELINRY; encoded by the coding sequence ATGTTAGCTGATTATCTGAATGACCAGAATATCCATATTTGTGACTCGGTAGATAACTGGCAGCAAGCCATTACGCTGTCAGGAAATCCACTACTGGCACAGGGAATCATCACCCAGCGTTATATCGATGAAATTATTGCCGAACACGGACGTACCGGCCCCTACTATGTGCTGGCTCCGGGCGTAGCGATGCCACACAGTCGCCCGGAAAACGGCTCTGTCGGCGTAGGTCTTTCACTACTGATAGTTAAACAGGGTGTGGACTTCGGCAGTTCCGACAACGACCCGGTTAAAGTCATCTTCTTCCTCGCCGCCAAAGATGCTGACAGCCATATATCACTTATCTCATCACTGGCCGAATTGCTGGATGAAGAAGAGAATATTGGGCTTCTCGCCACCGGCAACAGCGAGACGATCCACGAACTGATTAATCGTTATTAA
- a CDS encoding FUSC family protein has translation MHNSLLFRLRFACKTTFALVMALILSFVLQLDTPKWSMMTVAIIAASPAFASGGEPMTGVLRFRGFLRLIGTAVGSLGAVVIICGLARAPVLMLFACCLWAGFFSWLYTVVKQEISYAFGLAGYSVFIILVTAWQTPQDAPQIAIYRSLEISLGLLCIIFSDLIFLPRSIKPQIRRFIDESPMALFGLMSCCFTATTEQEFEDRFKLMLAECKKFNAMRQVLKMESTHNNPALHQRLKGINGLMFHLCTLTYETWQYFHLRPEKRSTSWYMLFSQIPDSNITLSQKLHQFTLLIHQLSPVQTPYALSSWIKGLKELRILCTGVHSKMPLHDVEKEIIGRYEINAAASVQKAHALVNGFRTFLTGAVGCCLWFTTTSSAVTGFLIISSIVSTLAMRAENPRTVAIDFIYGMIYILPISIFYYLIVLPGTQQSFTLLIISISFLVFFFSLCVQWKMPGSGASLMFVFNLIPITNPETFSFNHYLDSALGQIIGAIVTLLIIWLIPDLSRSSMSNSLLRNILTTSLQTLTTNPKRRKVSRLSALYDDLLLLITLDSRKLMRYRLAINLIIIYRRITALNIPYLQTLSEFHQQIRETAEDLSRQKMAIQREQAYIRLQQLLHEYLEVINILPDNEKITLVVNDLQALLRTYRGELISR, from the coding sequence ATGCATAATTCATTACTTTTTCGGCTACGTTTTGCCTGCAAAACGACTTTTGCCCTGGTGATGGCGTTAATTTTGAGCTTTGTCCTGCAGTTGGATACACCTAAGTGGTCAATGATGACGGTGGCGATTATTGCCGCCTCCCCGGCCTTCGCCTCCGGCGGTGAGCCGATGACCGGCGTTTTAAGATTCAGGGGCTTTTTACGACTGATTGGTACTGCTGTCGGTTCTCTGGGGGCTGTGGTCATTATTTGCGGACTTGCCCGCGCTCCGGTACTGATGTTGTTTGCCTGCTGTCTGTGGGCCGGATTCTTTTCCTGGCTGTATACCGTGGTCAAACAGGAAATTTCTTACGCTTTTGGTCTGGCTGGCTATTCGGTATTTATTATTCTGGTTACCGCCTGGCAGACTCCGCAGGATGCGCCACAGATTGCCATCTACCGCTCTCTGGAAATATCGCTCGGCTTACTGTGTATTATTTTTTCCGATTTAATCTTTCTGCCGCGAAGTATTAAACCGCAAATCAGACGATTTATTGATGAAAGTCCGATGGCACTATTTGGGCTGATGTCCTGCTGTTTCACCGCCACCACCGAGCAGGAATTTGAAGATCGTTTCAAACTTATGCTGGCCGAATGCAAGAAATTTAATGCCATGCGCCAGGTCTTAAAAATGGAGTCGACCCACAACAATCCTGCGCTACATCAGCGTCTGAAAGGAATCAACGGGCTGATGTTCCATTTGTGTACTCTGACGTATGAAACCTGGCAATATTTCCACCTGCGACCTGAAAAACGAAGTACCAGCTGGTATATGTTATTTAGCCAGATTCCGGACTCTAACATTACGCTATCCCAGAAACTTCATCAGTTTACCCTGCTGATTCATCAGCTTTCGCCGGTACAGACTCCATATGCTCTCTCATCATGGATTAAAGGACTGAAGGAGTTACGTATTTTATGTACCGGTGTTCACTCCAAAATGCCGTTACATGATGTCGAAAAAGAGATCATCGGCCGTTACGAGATTAATGCCGCAGCATCCGTGCAGAAAGCCCATGCACTGGTTAACGGATTCCGTACCTTCCTAACCGGTGCCGTCGGCTGTTGTCTGTGGTTTACCACTACCTCCAGCGCTGTCACCGGATTTCTGATTATTTCGAGTATTGTTTCTACTCTGGCAATGCGGGCTGAGAATCCACGAACTGTGGCTATCGATTTTATCTACGGAATGATTTACATCCTGCCGATCAGTATCTTCTATTATCTGATTGTTTTGCCCGGAACGCAGCAGAGCTTCACCTTATTGATAATCTCCATCAGCTTTCTGGTATTTTTCTTTTCGCTTTGTGTTCAGTGGAAAATGCCTGGCAGTGGCGCATCACTGATGTTTGTCTTCAACTTAATTCCAATTACCAACCCGGAAACTTTCAGCTTTAATCACTACCTGGACAGTGCACTGGGACAGATTATTGGAGCCATCGTCACTTTACTGATTATCTGGTTGATCCCTGATCTCAGCCGGAGTTCGATGTCAAATTCTCTGCTGCGTAATATCCTTACTACATCACTGCAGACTCTGACCACCAACCCTAAACGCCGGAAAGTCAGCCGCCTGAGTGCACTGTATGATGACTTGTTGCTGCTGATTACCCTCGACAGCCGCAAATTAATGCGTTACCGGCTGGCGATTAATTTGATTATTATTTATCGCCGTATCACCGCATTAAACATTCCTTATCTGCAAACACTGTCAGAGTTTCACCAGCAAATACGTGAAACAGCAGAGGATTTATCCCGGCAAAAAATGGCTATTCAACGGGAACAGGCTTACATCAGGTTACAGCAGTTATTGCACGAATATCTGGAAGTGATCAATATCCTGCCAGACAACGAAAAAATAACTCTTGTCGTCAACGATTTGCAGGCTTTGCTCAGGACCTATCGTGGTGAGTTAATCAGCCGCTAA
- a CDS encoding DsbA family protein has protein sequence MAATPVSAKALTLGHGPALLEVFLEPTCPFSVRAFNKLDGLVSLMGEDQLTVKIYLQSQPWHMFSGVITRAILAAATLPDGNAAALKILKAIGDHREEFEFTDHCRGPNMDATPQQIVERLEKYSGVSVSEPFDKPELQQLIKWHCKYSRQNGIHVSPTFMINGLIQADMGSGEEISRWAERIHKG, from the coding sequence ATGGCTGCAACACCTGTTTCTGCCAAAGCCCTGACGCTTGGCCACGGCCCGGCGTTACTCGAAGTTTTCCTTGAACCAACCTGCCCTTTCTCAGTTCGCGCTTTTAATAAACTGGATGGCCTGGTCAGTCTGATGGGTGAAGATCAGTTAACGGTTAAAATTTATCTGCAGTCACAGCCGTGGCATATGTTTTCCGGGGTCATTACCCGTGCCATTCTGGCTGCAGCAACACTGCCTGACGGTAATGCAGCGGCACTCAAAATTCTCAAAGCTATCGGTGATCATCGTGAAGAGTTTGAATTTACCGATCATTGCCGTGGACCGAATATGGATGCCACACCACAGCAAATCGTTGAACGACTGGAAAAGTACAGTGGCGTCAGTGTCAGTGAACCGTTTGATAAGCCTGAGTTACAGCAACTGATTAAATGGCACTGTAAATATTCACGGCAAAACGGGATTCATGTTTCACCTACCTTTATGATTAATGGTCTGATTCAGGCCGATATGGGCAGTGGTGAAGAGATAAGCCGGTGGGCTGAACGCATCCACAAAGGCTAA
- a CDS encoding aspartate/glutamate racemase family protein has product MSQYCIQLINPNTSQSMTNNMATAARAVASASTRILAVNPQSGVGSIEGHFDEAIAAVGVLQQIHQGRQQGVDGHIIACFGDPGLLAARELASGPVLGIAEAAMHLATMVSTRFSIVTTLPRTVIIARHLLQQYGFTDHCAAIRTIDLPVLSLEDSSTIAGDRIREQCHLAIQQDNSGAVVLGCGGMAGLAEQLTSELGIPVIDGVSAAVKLMESLLSLRLTTSKHGDLAYPVAKPLSGIFSDLSPV; this is encoded by the coding sequence ATGAGCCAATATTGTATACAATTAATTAATCCTAACACCAGTCAGTCAATGACCAATAATATGGCCACAGCGGCCAGGGCAGTGGCTTCTGCCAGCACCCGGATTCTGGCGGTGAATCCGCAGTCTGGTGTTGGTTCAATTGAAGGCCATTTTGACGAAGCTATCGCGGCAGTGGGAGTGCTACAACAGATCCATCAGGGCCGTCAGCAAGGTGTTGATGGCCATATTATTGCCTGTTTTGGTGATCCGGGGCTACTGGCTGCCAGAGAGCTGGCCAGCGGCCCGGTGCTGGGTATTGCCGAAGCAGCGATGCATCTGGCCACCATGGTGTCCACCCGGTTTAGCATTGTGACAACCCTGCCGAGAACAGTCATTATCGCCAGGCACCTGTTACAACAATACGGTTTTACTGATCACTGTGCTGCGATCCGTACTATCGATTTACCGGTGTTATCGTTGGAAGATAGCAGCACGATCGCTGGCGATCGGATACGTGAACAGTGCCATCTGGCCATACAGCAGGATAATAGTGGAGCGGTGGTACTGGGATGCGGAGGTATGGCCGGTCTGGCAGAACAACTGACGTCAGAACTGGGTATCCCGGTGATTGACGGGGTTAGCGCCGCGGTAAAGCTGATGGAATCACTGCTGAGTTTAAGGCTGACCACCAGCAAACATGGCGATCTGGCTTATCCGGTGGCGAAACCGCTAAGCGGAATCTTTTCTGATCTCAGTCCCGTCTGA
- a CDS encoding GntR family transcriptional regulator, translating into MLSASPYRENAEGHEKEHKIREALMKAIVEHQLPPGSKLPEEALAEAFGISRTGIRKVLTRLATVQMVNMTPKRGAFVASPDEQESRHIFRTRSLVELANLQDVTNRVQPVDIRDLSGILTQEHEAHHQRDAAAAIRYSAMFHIRLHAVAANPVVSDIITNLTLRSSLVIAAWGSQWQQGCRDSEHHQLLDALQQKNVPLLSSLLQQHFDNIVGSLNFSSHKTPPPDFRKLFSA; encoded by the coding sequence ATGCTGAGCGCCAGCCCCTACCGCGAAAACGCCGAAGGTCATGAAAAAGAGCACAAAATCCGTGAAGCCTTGATGAAAGCGATAGTTGAGCATCAGCTACCGCCTGGCAGTAAGCTGCCTGAAGAGGCTCTGGCAGAAGCCTTTGGTATTAGCCGTACCGGGATCAGAAAAGTACTGACACGCCTTGCAACAGTGCAAATGGTTAATATGACGCCCAAACGTGGGGCATTTGTTGCCAGCCCCGATGAGCAGGAGTCACGGCATATATTCCGTACCCGTTCACTGGTGGAGCTGGCCAATTTGCAGGATGTCACTAACCGGGTTCAACCGGTCGATATCCGGGATTTGTCAGGGATCCTGACACAGGAACATGAAGCACATCATCAGAGGGATGCCGCGGCAGCCATCCGCTACTCGGCAATGTTTCATATCCGGCTACATGCAGTGGCCGCCAATCCGGTGGTCAGTGACATTATTACCAATCTGACCCTGCGTTCTTCGTTGGTGATAGCCGCCTGGGGGAGCCAGTGGCAGCAGGGTTGCCGTGATTCTGAGCACCACCAGCTGCTGGACGCGCTTCAGCAGAAAAATGTGCCATTACTGAGTTCGTTGTTACAGCAGCACTTTGACAATATTGTGGGCAGCCTGAATTTCAGCAGCCACAAAACCCCTCCGCCGGATTTCCGGAAACTGTTTTCTGCATAA
- a CDS encoding NCS1 family nucleobase:cation symporter-1 — MPKNEPQNSGLVKPAYSPGLTNDDLAPVREQHWNWYNIFSFWMSDVHSMGGYVVAASFFALGLAGWQVLLCLLAGICIVQFFANLVAKPSQQSGVPYAVVCRQAFGVFGANIPAIIRGLIAFAWYGIQTWLASNALMLVLLKFWPSLVPMTTAHFLGLSALGWICFAVMWVLQALVFWHGMNAIKRFIDIAGPAVYIVMLALAVWIISQTGFSGISLTLSEKALSPAAQGWQMISAVALVVSYFSGPLLNFGDFSRYASSMQDIRRGNRWGLPFNFLLFSIITVVIVSGTHSLFGRMITDPIETVSQVGSGVAMAVALLTMITATIGINIVANFVSPAFDFSNCSPQKISFRMGGMIAAVGSVVLTPWNLFQSPELIHYTLDVLGSFIGPLFGILLCDFYLINRSHIRTDDLFNDTPTGAYWYRNGFNPKAIMALIPSVVLCLLISFIPALHEVANFSWFIGVALSAGIYYRVAMVKGVTRADATMAASATKDI, encoded by the coding sequence ATGCCAAAAAATGAACCACAGAATTCCGGGCTCGTCAAACCAGCTTACAGCCCGGGATTAACTAATGATGATTTAGCACCGGTCCGGGAACAACACTGGAACTGGTACAACATTTTTTCCTTCTGGATGTCAGATGTACACAGTATGGGGGGTTATGTCGTGGCCGCCAGCTTCTTCGCGCTGGGTCTGGCAGGGTGGCAGGTACTGCTTTGTCTGCTGGCAGGGATCTGTATCGTTCAGTTTTTTGCTAATCTGGTCGCGAAGCCAAGCCAGCAAAGCGGTGTTCCTTACGCGGTAGTGTGTCGACAGGCTTTTGGGGTGTTTGGCGCAAATATTCCGGCGATTATCCGGGGCTTAATTGCGTTTGCCTGGTACGGTATTCAGACCTGGCTGGCATCGAATGCTTTGATGCTGGTACTGCTAAAGTTCTGGCCATCGCTGGTCCCTATGACAACCGCCCATTTTCTTGGTTTATCAGCACTCGGCTGGATCTGTTTTGCTGTGATGTGGGTATTGCAGGCACTGGTATTCTGGCATGGCATGAATGCCATTAAGCGTTTTATCGATATAGCAGGGCCTGCCGTTTATATCGTTATGCTGGCCCTGGCTGTCTGGATTATCTCGCAGACTGGTTTCTCGGGGATTTCTCTGACCTTGTCTGAGAAGGCACTTTCACCGGCTGCTCAGGGCTGGCAGATGATTTCTGCGGTAGCTCTGGTCGTTTCCTACTTCTCTGGCCCGTTACTGAATTTCGGCGACTTCTCTCGTTATGCCAGCAGTATGCAGGATATCCGCCGTGGTAACCGTTGGGGATTGCCGTTTAACTTTTTACTGTTCTCCATCATTACCGTGGTGATTGTTTCCGGTACCCACTCATTATTTGGACGCATGATTACCGATCCTATCGAAACGGTTTCACAGGTGGGGAGCGGGGTAGCAATGGCGGTTGCATTGCTGACGATGATCACTGCGACTATCGGAATTAATATCGTGGCGAACTTTGTCTCTCCGGCGTTCGATTTCTCTAACTGTTCACCGCAAAAAATCAGCTTCCGTATGGGCGGGATGATTGCGGCAGTTGGATCTGTCGTCCTGACGCCCTGGAATCTGTTCCAGTCACCCGAGCTGATTCACTACACGCTGGATGTGCTGGGATCGTTTATAGGTCCGTTATTTGGCATTTTGCTGTGTGATTTCTATCTGATTAACCGCAGCCACATCAGGACTGACGATCTGTTTAATGACACTCCGACAGGGGCATACTGGTACCGGAACGGTTTTAACCCGAAAGCGATTATGGCATTGATTCCATCGGTGGTTTTGTGTCTGCTGATAAGCTTTATTCCGGCATTGCATGAAGTGGCTAACTTCAGCTGGTTTATCGGTGTCGCACTGTCTGCGGGTATCTACTACCGTGTTGCTATGGTCAAAGGGGTAACCCGTGCTGATGCTACGATGGCAGCCAGCGCGACCAAAGATATCTGA
- a CDS encoding 2OG-Fe(II) oxygenase, giving the protein MLDSDALVQQLCEQGWFYQQNVLDATLVSQLADLCHSRTFLQAGIGQGVKNIINESIRSDSISWIEKDEQMPAIRGYLGLVETLRQLLNREFYLGLNDFEGHFSRYPPGAYYKPHYDCFANDKRRAVTLIVYINQNWHPLDGGQLCLHLPEGERLIEPVAGSVICFLSEQILHEVKPAHKERMALTGWYIRNNGQDYYYN; this is encoded by the coding sequence ATGCTTGATTCTGACGCGTTAGTTCAACAACTGTGTGAACAGGGGTGGTTTTATCAGCAAAACGTACTGGATGCCACTCTGGTGTCACAGTTAGCCGACCTTTGCCATAGCCGCACTTTCCTGCAAGCCGGCATTGGCCAGGGGGTGAAAAATATTATTAATGAGTCGATCCGTTCTGACAGCATCAGCTGGATAGAGAAGGATGAACAGATGCCGGCTATTCGCGGTTATCTGGGGCTGGTGGAAACCCTTCGTCAGCTACTTAACCGCGAATTTTATCTGGGGCTGAACGATTTTGAAGGGCATTTTTCCCGCTATCCCCCGGGGGCTTATTACAAACCCCATTATGACTGTTTTGCAAACGATAAGCGCAGGGCAGTGACGCTGATTGTTTATATTAATCAGAACTGGCACCCTCTGGACGGTGGACAACTCTGCCTGCATCTGCCGGAGGGCGAGCGACTGATTGAGCCAGTTGCCGGAAGTGTTATTTGTTTCCTGTCGGAACAAATTCTGCATGAGGTGAAGCCGGCACATAAAGAGAGAATGGCGTTGACTGGCTGGTATATTCGTAATAACGGGCAGGATTATTACTATAACTAA
- a CDS encoding MFS transporter — protein sequence MPGLINKSNKSVSAVALLVAGAFFMEFLDGTVIATALPYMAKTFNTEVTRLNLGISAYLLTLAVLIPVSGWIADRFGAKNVFSLALAIFTLSSVLCGLSDNLPMFVAMRILQGAGGALMVPVGRLAVLRNTPKDQLITAIATLTWPALVAPIIGPPLGGFITDYFNWRWIFFLNLPLGIIGVILARRLMNNSSDTEKRPFDVTGFILSTLSMIGFVCSMEMVSSSVPVTLTLGLLAISLAGFWLSWRHMTRVPEPMIRMDALAIPTFRATLVGGFLFRAAISAVPFLLPLMFQIGFHMDAFHSGLLVLAVFAGNLAIKPATTSILRAFGFKTVLTINGFLNVLGMVICAFFTAETPHALIMLVLFLGGVFRSLQFTAINTLVFCDVPKDQMSHANSLFSASSQLSMGVGITFCALSLFLTERLSHASEWLSQLPAISFRLSFVALGILCLIAMVDILLLEKNAGSQVATTRK from the coding sequence ATGCCTGGATTGATAAATAAATCAAATAAGTCCGTCTCCGCTGTTGCATTACTGGTTGCCGGTGCATTTTTTATGGAGTTCCTCGATGGCACCGTTATCGCTACTGCATTGCCTTATATGGCAAAAACCTTTAACACTGAAGTTACCCGACTCAATCTGGGGATCAGTGCCTATCTGCTGACCCTGGCTGTCCTGATTCCGGTCAGTGGCTGGATTGCAGATCGTTTTGGTGCAAAAAACGTTTTTTCTCTGGCTCTGGCGATTTTCACTCTTTCATCAGTGTTGTGCGGACTGTCGGATAATCTGCCCATGTTCGTTGCAATGCGTATTTTGCAGGGCGCCGGTGGCGCACTTATGGTACCCGTCGGCCGGCTGGCAGTATTAAGGAACACGCCAAAAGATCAGTTGATCACCGCCATCGCTACCCTGACCTGGCCGGCACTGGTGGCCCCGATTATCGGCCCGCCGTTAGGTGGCTTTATTACGGACTATTTTAACTGGCGCTGGATATTTTTCCTGAACCTGCCACTGGGTATCATTGGCGTGATACTCGCCCGCCGGTTGATGAACAATAGCAGTGACACAGAGAAACGCCCGTTTGATGTGACTGGTTTTATCCTGTCCACCCTGTCGATGATTGGTTTCGTCTGCAGTATGGAGATGGTTTCTTCATCGGTTCCTGTAACGCTGACTCTTGGCTTACTGGCCATTAGTCTGGCCGGATTCTGGCTGAGCTGGCGGCATATGACCCGGGTACCGGAGCCAATGATTCGTATGGATGCCCTTGCCATTCCAACGTTCCGCGCAACTCTGGTCGGCGGTTTTCTGTTCCGCGCGGCTATCTCAGCTGTACCGTTTTTGCTTCCGCTGATGTTCCAGATTGGCTTTCATATGGATGCTTTTCACTCGGGTTTACTCGTTCTGGCGGTATTTGCCGGAAACCTGGCCATTAAGCCTGCAACCACCTCCATCCTCAGGGCTTTTGGCTTTAAAACGGTTCTGACGATTAATGGCTTTCTGAATGTTCTGGGGATGGTAATTTGTGCATTTTTCACCGCAGAGACACCACATGCACTGATTATGCTGGTGTTATTTCTTGGCGGAGTGTTCCGCTCTCTGCAATTTACCGCCATTAACACTCTGGTGTTCTGTGATGTGCCTAAGGATCAGATGAGCCATGCGAACTCCCTGTTCAGCGCTTCATCTCAGTTATCGATGGGAGTCGGCATCACTTTCTGTGCACTGAGCCTGTTCCTTACAGAGCGTCTGAGCCACGCTTCTGAATGGCTGTCACAACTTCCGGCTATCAGCTTCCGTCTGTCATTTGTCGCGTTGGGGATATTATGCCTGATAGCAATGGTGGACATTCTGTTGCTGGAGAAAAATGCCGGCAGCCAGGTGGCAACTACCCGTAAGTAG
- a CDS encoding MFS transporter, with the protein MQQNKNTGIGMALLAMAIGGFAIGTGEFVIMGLLPDVAHGLGHSVTSTGNAITSYALGVVFGAPLIAVLGAQASRQRLLIFLMGLFAVGNIASALAPEYISFVLSRFVSGLPHGAYFGIASLVAASMVPAEQRGKAIGRMMTGLTVATLLGVPLAAWMGHHLNWHYAFLFVGICALVSLLMVIRYVPHLPGDKTAHPLHELTALKTPQVLLVLLTGAAGFGGMFAVFSYITPTLIHVAGMPGWAIPWVMAAFGLGMIVGMSTGGRLSDWSVRKGITVALVWNLVVMVLFPLMATHAVTGVIATFLIGTTSMLIPCLQIRLMDVAGKAQTLAAAMNHSALNIANALGAFFGGMVIDAGYGWTSTAGVGGALGIIGLLAYLCSLSRKKAKQSSCVS; encoded by the coding sequence GTGCAACAAAATAAGAATACAGGTATTGGAATGGCTTTGCTGGCCATGGCCATTGGTGGATTTGCCATCGGAACCGGTGAATTTGTGATTATGGGGCTGTTGCCTGACGTGGCTCATGGGCTTGGGCATTCGGTCACCAGTACCGGTAATGCGATTACCAGTTATGCTCTGGGCGTAGTTTTTGGCGCACCGCTGATTGCGGTATTAGGTGCTCAGGCTTCGCGTCAGCGGTTACTGATTTTTTTAATGGGATTATTTGCTGTTGGTAATATCGCCAGCGCACTGGCCCCGGAGTATATCAGTTTTGTGCTGTCGAGGTTTGTCAGCGGGTTGCCGCATGGCGCTTATTTCGGCATTGCATCACTGGTGGCTGCTTCAATGGTACCGGCAGAACAGCGTGGCAAAGCAATCGGGCGGATGATGACAGGTCTGACGGTGGCTACTTTGTTGGGTGTGCCACTGGCGGCATGGATGGGGCATCATCTTAACTGGCACTACGCTTTCCTGTTTGTTGGCATTTGTGCGCTGGTTTCTCTGCTGATGGTCATTCGTTATGTTCCGCATCTGCCAGGTGACAAAACTGCTCATCCGTTACATGAACTGACCGCGCTGAAAACGCCTCAGGTATTGCTGGTGTTGCTGACCGGGGCTGCCGGATTTGGCGGGATGTTTGCGGTATTTAGCTACATTACCCCGACTCTGATTCATGTGGCCGGGATGCCTGGCTGGGCGATTCCCTGGGTCATGGCGGCTTTTGGTCTGGGGATGATTGTTGGCATGTCCACGGGTGGCAGGCTTTCCGACTGGAGTGTCAGAAAAGGAATTACCGTCGCACTGGTGTGGAATCTGGTAGTGATGGTGCTGTTCCCGTTGATGGCGACTCATGCAGTGACCGGCGTTATCGCCACGTTCCTGATAGGTACTACGTCGATGCTGATCCCTTGCCTGCAAATCCGGTTAATGGATGTTGCCGGCAAAGCTCAGACCCTGGCTGCGGCGATGAATCATTCAGCCTTAAATATTGCTAATGCATTGGGGGCATTTTTCGGCGGGATGGTCATTGATGCCGGATACGGATGGACTTCAACAGCCGGTGTCGGCGGTGCATTGGGTATCATCGGATTACTGGCTTACCTCTGCTCATTGTCCCGCAAAAAAGCGAAGCAATCTTCCTGCGTTTCTTAA